Proteins encoded in a region of the Leopardus geoffroyi isolate Oge1 chromosome E2, O.geoffroyi_Oge1_pat1.0, whole genome shotgun sequence genome:
- the HNRNPL gene encoding heterogeneous nuclear ribonucleoprotein L isoform X2, whose translation MSRRLLPRAEKRRRRLEQRQQPDEQRRRSGAMVKMAAAGGGGGGGRYYGGGSEGGRAPKRLKTDNAGDQHGGGGGGGGGAGAAGGGGGENYDDPHKTPASPVVHIRGLIDGVVEADLVEALQEFGPISYVVVMPKKRQALVEFEDVLGACNAVNYAADNQIYIAGHPAFVNYSTSQKISRPGDSDDSRSVNSVLLFTILNPIYSITTDVLYTICNPCGPVQRIVIFRKNGVQAMVEFDSVQSAQRAKASLNGADIYSGCCTLKIEYAKPTRLNVFKNDQDTWDYTNPNLSGQGDPGSNPNKRQRQPPLLGDHPAEYGGPHGGYHSHYHDEGYGPPPPHYEGRRMGPPVGGHRRGPSRYGPQYGHPPPPPPPPEYGPHADSPVLMVYGLDQSKMNCDRVFNVFCLYGNVEKVKFMKSKPGAAMVEMADGYAVDRAITHLNNNFMFGQKLNVCVSKQPAIMPGQSYGLEDGSCSYKDFSESRNNRFSTPEQAAKNRIQHPSNVLHFFNAPLEVTEENFFEICDELGVKRPSSVKVFSGKSERSSSGLLEWESKSDALETLGFLNHYQMKNPNGPYPYTLKLCFSTAQHAS comes from the exons ATGTCGCGGAGGCTGCTGCCCCGGGCGGAGAAGCGGCGTCGGCGGTTGGAGCAGAGGCAGCAGCCGGACGAGCAGCGGAGGCGGTCGGGAGCGATGGTGAAGatggcggcggcgggcggcggaggcggcggtgGCCGCTACTACGGCGGCGGCAGTGAGGGAGGCCGAGCCCCTAAGCGGCTCAAGACGGACAACGCTGGCGACCAGCACggaggcggtggcggcggcggtggAGGAgccggggcggcgggcggcggcggcggg gaGAACTACGATGACCCACACAAAACCCCTGCCTCCCCAGTTGTCCACATCAGGGGCCTGATCGACGGAGTGGTGGAAGCTGACCTTGTGGAGGCCTTGCAGGAATTTGGACCCATCAG CTATGTGGTAGTAATGCCTAAAAAGAGACAAGCGTTGGTGGAGTTTGAAGATGTGCTGGGGGCCTGCAACGCTGTGAACTACGCAGCCGACAACCAAATCTACATTGCTGGCCACCCAGCTTTCGTCAATTACTCTACCAGCCAGAAGATCTCCCGCCCCGGGGACTCGGACGACTCCCGGAGCGTCAACAGCGTGCTTCTCTTTACCATCCTGAACCCGATCTATTCAATTACCACG GATGTTCTTTATACTATCTGCAATCCTTGTGGCCCTGTCCAGAGAATTGTTATTTTCCGGAAGAATGGTGTCCAGGCCATGGTGGA ATTTGATTCTGTGCAGAGTGCCCAGCGGGCCAAAGCCTCACTCAACGGGGCTGACATTTATTCGGGCTGTTGCACTCTGAAGATCGAATATGCAAAG CCTACACGCTTGAATGTGTTCAAGAACGATCAGGATACTTGGGACTACACAAACCCCAATCTCAGTGGACAAG GTGACCCTGGCAGCAACCCTAACAAACGCCAGAGACAGCCCCCTCTCCTGGGAGATCACCCCGCAGAATATG gaGGGCCCCACGGTGGGTACCACAGCCATTACCATGATGAGGGCTACGGGCCCCCCCCACCTCACTACGAAGGGAGAAGGATGGGCCCACCAGTGGGGGGTCACCGCCGGGGCCCAAGTCGCTACGGCCCCCAGTatgggcaccccccaccccctcccccaccacccgaGTATGGCCCCCACGCCGACAGCCCTGTGCTCATGGTCTATGGCTTGGATCAATCTAAGATGAACTGTGATCGGGTCTTCAATGTCTTCTGCTTGTATGGCAACGTGGAGAAG GTGAAATTCATGAAAAGCAAGCCGGGGGCCGCCATGGTGGAAATGGCTGACGGCTATGCTGTGGACCGAGCCATCACTCACCTCAATAACAACTTCATGTTCGGGCAGAAGCTGAACGTCTG TGTCTCCAAGCAACCAGCCATCATGCCCGGGCAGTCATACGGGCTGGAAGACGGGTCCTGCAGTTACAAAGACTTCAGCGAGTCCAGGAACAATCGGTTCTCTACTCCAGAGCAGGCAGCCAAGAACCGCATCCAACACCCGAGCAACGTGCTACACTTCTTCAATGCCCCTCTGGAGGTGACCGAGGAGAACTTCTTCGAG ATCTGCGATGAGCTGGGAGTGAAACGGCCATCTTCTGTGAAAGTATTCTCAGGCAAAA GTGAGCGCAGCTCCTCGGGGCTGCTGGAGTGGGAATCCAAGAGCGACGCCCTGGAGACTTTGGGCTTCCTGAATCATTACCAGATGAAAAACCCAA ATGGTCCGTACCCTTACACCCTGAAGTTGTGTTTCTCCACCGCTCAGCACGCCTCCTAA
- the HNRNPL gene encoding heterogeneous nuclear ribonucleoprotein L isoform X1 — protein sequence MSRRLLPRAEKRRRRLEQRQQPDEQRRRSGAMVKMAAAGGGGGGGRYYGGGSEGGRAPKRLKTDNAGDQHGGGGGGGGGAGAAGGGGGENYDDPHKTPASPVVHIRGLIDGVVEADLVEALQEFGPISYVVVMPKKRQALVEFEDVLGACNAVNYAADNQIYIAGHPAFVNYSTSQKISRPGDSDDSRSVNSVLLFTILNPIYSITTDVLYTICNPCGPVQRIVIFRKNGVQAMVEFDSVQSAQRAKASLNGADIYSGCCTLKIEYAKPTRLNVFKNDQDTWDYTNPNLSGQGDPGSNPNKRQRQPPLLGDHPAEYGEGRGFPSVDSRGSCAPARRPPRKFSPVLPLFPSHPPGGPHGGYHSHYHDEGYGPPPPHYEGRRMGPPVGGHRRGPSRYGPQYGHPPPPPPPPEYGPHADSPVLMVYGLDQSKMNCDRVFNVFCLYGNVEKVKFMKSKPGAAMVEMADGYAVDRAITHLNNNFMFGQKLNVCVSKQPAIMPGQSYGLEDGSCSYKDFSESRNNRFSTPEQAAKNRIQHPSNVLHFFNAPLEVTEENFFEICDELGVKRPSSVKVFSGKSERSSSGLLEWESKSDALETLGFLNHYQMKNPNGPYPYTLKLCFSTAQHAS from the exons ATGTCGCGGAGGCTGCTGCCCCGGGCGGAGAAGCGGCGTCGGCGGTTGGAGCAGAGGCAGCAGCCGGACGAGCAGCGGAGGCGGTCGGGAGCGATGGTGAAGatggcggcggcgggcggcggaggcggcggtgGCCGCTACTACGGCGGCGGCAGTGAGGGAGGCCGAGCCCCTAAGCGGCTCAAGACGGACAACGCTGGCGACCAGCACggaggcggtggcggcggcggtggAGGAgccggggcggcgggcggcggcggcggg gaGAACTACGATGACCCACACAAAACCCCTGCCTCCCCAGTTGTCCACATCAGGGGCCTGATCGACGGAGTGGTGGAAGCTGACCTTGTGGAGGCCTTGCAGGAATTTGGACCCATCAG CTATGTGGTAGTAATGCCTAAAAAGAGACAAGCGTTGGTGGAGTTTGAAGATGTGCTGGGGGCCTGCAACGCTGTGAACTACGCAGCCGACAACCAAATCTACATTGCTGGCCACCCAGCTTTCGTCAATTACTCTACCAGCCAGAAGATCTCCCGCCCCGGGGACTCGGACGACTCCCGGAGCGTCAACAGCGTGCTTCTCTTTACCATCCTGAACCCGATCTATTCAATTACCACG GATGTTCTTTATACTATCTGCAATCCTTGTGGCCCTGTCCAGAGAATTGTTATTTTCCGGAAGAATGGTGTCCAGGCCATGGTGGA ATTTGATTCTGTGCAGAGTGCCCAGCGGGCCAAAGCCTCACTCAACGGGGCTGACATTTATTCGGGCTGTTGCACTCTGAAGATCGAATATGCAAAG CCTACACGCTTGAATGTGTTCAAGAACGATCAGGATACTTGGGACTACACAAACCCCAATCTCAGTGGACAAG GTGACCCTGGCAGCAACCCTAACAAACGCCAGAGACAGCCCCCTCTCCTGGGAGATCACCCCGCAGAATATGGTGAGGGCAGGGGGTTCCCCTCCGTGGACTCCCGTGGCTCATGTGCCCctgcccgccgcccgccgcgcaAATTCTCACCcgtcctccctctctttccttcccaccccccaggaGGGCCCCACGGTGGGTACCACAGCCATTACCATGATGAGGGCTACGGGCCCCCCCCACCTCACTACGAAGGGAGAAGGATGGGCCCACCAGTGGGGGGTCACCGCCGGGGCCCAAGTCGCTACGGCCCCCAGTatgggcaccccccaccccctcccccaccacccgaGTATGGCCCCCACGCCGACAGCCCTGTGCTCATGGTCTATGGCTTGGATCAATCTAAGATGAACTGTGATCGGGTCTTCAATGTCTTCTGCTTGTATGGCAACGTGGAGAAG GTGAAATTCATGAAAAGCAAGCCGGGGGCCGCCATGGTGGAAATGGCTGACGGCTATGCTGTGGACCGAGCCATCACTCACCTCAATAACAACTTCATGTTCGGGCAGAAGCTGAACGTCTG TGTCTCCAAGCAACCAGCCATCATGCCCGGGCAGTCATACGGGCTGGAAGACGGGTCCTGCAGTTACAAAGACTTCAGCGAGTCCAGGAACAATCGGTTCTCTACTCCAGAGCAGGCAGCCAAGAACCGCATCCAACACCCGAGCAACGTGCTACACTTCTTCAATGCCCCTCTGGAGGTGACCGAGGAGAACTTCTTCGAG ATCTGCGATGAGCTGGGAGTGAAACGGCCATCTTCTGTGAAAGTATTCTCAGGCAAAA GTGAGCGCAGCTCCTCGGGGCTGCTGGAGTGGGAATCCAAGAGCGACGCCCTGGAGACTTTGGGCTTCCTGAATCATTACCAGATGAAAAACCCAA ATGGTCCGTACCCTTACACCCTGAAGTTGTGTTTCTCCACCGCTCAGCACGCCTCCTAA
- the HNRNPL gene encoding heterogeneous nuclear ribonucleoprotein L isoform X4, with protein sequence MPKKRQALVEFEDVLGACNAVNYAADNQIYIAGHPAFVNYSTSQKISRPGDSDDSRSVNSVLLFTILNPIYSITTDVLYTICNPCGPVQRIVIFRKNGVQAMVEFDSVQSAQRAKASLNGADIYSGCCTLKIEYAKPTRLNVFKNDQDTWDYTNPNLSGQGDPGSNPNKRQRQPPLLGDHPAEYGGPHGGYHSHYHDEGYGPPPPHYEGRRMGPPVGGHRRGPSRYGPQYGHPPPPPPPPEYGPHADSPVLMVYGLDQSKMNCDRVFNVFCLYGNVEKVKFMKSKPGAAMVEMADGYAVDRAITHLNNNFMFGQKLNVCVSKQPAIMPGQSYGLEDGSCSYKDFSESRNNRFSTPEQAAKNRIQHPSNVLHFFNAPLEVTEENFFEICDELGVKRPSSVKVFSGKSERSSSGLLEWESKSDALETLGFLNHYQMKNPNGPYPYTLKLCFSTAQHAS encoded by the exons ATGCCTAAAAAGAGACAAGCGTTGGTGGAGTTTGAAGATGTGCTGGGGGCCTGCAACGCTGTGAACTACGCAGCCGACAACCAAATCTACATTGCTGGCCACCCAGCTTTCGTCAATTACTCTACCAGCCAGAAGATCTCCCGCCCCGGGGACTCGGACGACTCCCGGAGCGTCAACAGCGTGCTTCTCTTTACCATCCTGAACCCGATCTATTCAATTACCACG GATGTTCTTTATACTATCTGCAATCCTTGTGGCCCTGTCCAGAGAATTGTTATTTTCCGGAAGAATGGTGTCCAGGCCATGGTGGA ATTTGATTCTGTGCAGAGTGCCCAGCGGGCCAAAGCCTCACTCAACGGGGCTGACATTTATTCGGGCTGTTGCACTCTGAAGATCGAATATGCAAAG CCTACACGCTTGAATGTGTTCAAGAACGATCAGGATACTTGGGACTACACAAACCCCAATCTCAGTGGACAAG GTGACCCTGGCAGCAACCCTAACAAACGCCAGAGACAGCCCCCTCTCCTGGGAGATCACCCCGCAGAATATG gaGGGCCCCACGGTGGGTACCACAGCCATTACCATGATGAGGGCTACGGGCCCCCCCCACCTCACTACGAAGGGAGAAGGATGGGCCCACCAGTGGGGGGTCACCGCCGGGGCCCAAGTCGCTACGGCCCCCAGTatgggcaccccccaccccctcccccaccacccgaGTATGGCCCCCACGCCGACAGCCCTGTGCTCATGGTCTATGGCTTGGATCAATCTAAGATGAACTGTGATCGGGTCTTCAATGTCTTCTGCTTGTATGGCAACGTGGAGAAG GTGAAATTCATGAAAAGCAAGCCGGGGGCCGCCATGGTGGAAATGGCTGACGGCTATGCTGTGGACCGAGCCATCACTCACCTCAATAACAACTTCATGTTCGGGCAGAAGCTGAACGTCTG TGTCTCCAAGCAACCAGCCATCATGCCCGGGCAGTCATACGGGCTGGAAGACGGGTCCTGCAGTTACAAAGACTTCAGCGAGTCCAGGAACAATCGGTTCTCTACTCCAGAGCAGGCAGCCAAGAACCGCATCCAACACCCGAGCAACGTGCTACACTTCTTCAATGCCCCTCTGGAGGTGACCGAGGAGAACTTCTTCGAG ATCTGCGATGAGCTGGGAGTGAAACGGCCATCTTCTGTGAAAGTATTCTCAGGCAAAA GTGAGCGCAGCTCCTCGGGGCTGCTGGAGTGGGAATCCAAGAGCGACGCCCTGGAGACTTTGGGCTTCCTGAATCATTACCAGATGAAAAACCCAA ATGGTCCGTACCCTTACACCCTGAAGTTGTGTTTCTCCACCGCTCAGCACGCCTCCTAA
- the HNRNPL gene encoding heterogeneous nuclear ribonucleoprotein L isoform X3 — protein sequence MPKKRQALVEFEDVLGACNAVNYAADNQIYIAGHPAFVNYSTSQKISRPGDSDDSRSVNSVLLFTILNPIYSITTDVLYTICNPCGPVQRIVIFRKNGVQAMVEFDSVQSAQRAKASLNGADIYSGCCTLKIEYAKPTRLNVFKNDQDTWDYTNPNLSGQGDPGSNPNKRQRQPPLLGDHPAEYGEGRGFPSVDSRGSCAPARRPPRKFSPVLPLFPSHPPGGPHGGYHSHYHDEGYGPPPPHYEGRRMGPPVGGHRRGPSRYGPQYGHPPPPPPPPEYGPHADSPVLMVYGLDQSKMNCDRVFNVFCLYGNVEKVKFMKSKPGAAMVEMADGYAVDRAITHLNNNFMFGQKLNVCVSKQPAIMPGQSYGLEDGSCSYKDFSESRNNRFSTPEQAAKNRIQHPSNVLHFFNAPLEVTEENFFEICDELGVKRPSSVKVFSGKSERSSSGLLEWESKSDALETLGFLNHYQMKNPNGPYPYTLKLCFSTAQHAS from the exons ATGCCTAAAAAGAGACAAGCGTTGGTGGAGTTTGAAGATGTGCTGGGGGCCTGCAACGCTGTGAACTACGCAGCCGACAACCAAATCTACATTGCTGGCCACCCAGCTTTCGTCAATTACTCTACCAGCCAGAAGATCTCCCGCCCCGGGGACTCGGACGACTCCCGGAGCGTCAACAGCGTGCTTCTCTTTACCATCCTGAACCCGATCTATTCAATTACCACG GATGTTCTTTATACTATCTGCAATCCTTGTGGCCCTGTCCAGAGAATTGTTATTTTCCGGAAGAATGGTGTCCAGGCCATGGTGGA ATTTGATTCTGTGCAGAGTGCCCAGCGGGCCAAAGCCTCACTCAACGGGGCTGACATTTATTCGGGCTGTTGCACTCTGAAGATCGAATATGCAAAG CCTACACGCTTGAATGTGTTCAAGAACGATCAGGATACTTGGGACTACACAAACCCCAATCTCAGTGGACAAG GTGACCCTGGCAGCAACCCTAACAAACGCCAGAGACAGCCCCCTCTCCTGGGAGATCACCCCGCAGAATATGGTGAGGGCAGGGGGTTCCCCTCCGTGGACTCCCGTGGCTCATGTGCCCctgcccgccgcccgccgcgcaAATTCTCACCcgtcctccctctctttccttcccaccccccaggaGGGCCCCACGGTGGGTACCACAGCCATTACCATGATGAGGGCTACGGGCCCCCCCCACCTCACTACGAAGGGAGAAGGATGGGCCCACCAGTGGGGGGTCACCGCCGGGGCCCAAGTCGCTACGGCCCCCAGTatgggcaccccccaccccctcccccaccacccgaGTATGGCCCCCACGCCGACAGCCCTGTGCTCATGGTCTATGGCTTGGATCAATCTAAGATGAACTGTGATCGGGTCTTCAATGTCTTCTGCTTGTATGGCAACGTGGAGAAG GTGAAATTCATGAAAAGCAAGCCGGGGGCCGCCATGGTGGAAATGGCTGACGGCTATGCTGTGGACCGAGCCATCACTCACCTCAATAACAACTTCATGTTCGGGCAGAAGCTGAACGTCTG TGTCTCCAAGCAACCAGCCATCATGCCCGGGCAGTCATACGGGCTGGAAGACGGGTCCTGCAGTTACAAAGACTTCAGCGAGTCCAGGAACAATCGGTTCTCTACTCCAGAGCAGGCAGCCAAGAACCGCATCCAACACCCGAGCAACGTGCTACACTTCTTCAATGCCCCTCTGGAGGTGACCGAGGAGAACTTCTTCGAG ATCTGCGATGAGCTGGGAGTGAAACGGCCATCTTCTGTGAAAGTATTCTCAGGCAAAA GTGAGCGCAGCTCCTCGGGGCTGCTGGAGTGGGAATCCAAGAGCGACGCCCTGGAGACTTTGGGCTTCCTGAATCATTACCAGATGAAAAACCCAA ATGGTCCGTACCCTTACACCCTGAAGTTGTGTTTCTCCACCGCTCAGCACGCCTCCTAA